The Planctomycetaceae bacterium genome has a segment encoding these proteins:
- a CDS encoding two-component regulator propeller domain-containing protein → MSILIVCLNSLFVGCNKQSIPSGGPVTKNAALSESAVTPQSTHGSKTSSSTIMLPLERTLVVDVDPNAEISGVVRSVFQDSKGVLWIGGECDLFRNDGSTLTSYDIKDDLGRGVTIKKIVEDKAGNIWCGTTGGITRIDGKSFTSYGEQHGLIGRDVWSMAVDASGAIWIGSIEGVCRFDGKTFSPFAIPEAQPDPTRGVTSGKIVHCITVDHKGQVWFGTNGGAYVYDGKTLTNISERDGLPNNAVGSILEDKSGNIWFGTIHGGISRFDGKDFTNFTEQGVVEGKEIWCIHEGRAGNVWFSAKNSPLYRHDGNTFIKVKEQDGITSLAFTILEDNSGQLWLGGANGLFRYDGHAFVRVTRNGEWQ, encoded by the coding sequence GTGTCCATTTTAATTGTTTGTCTGAATTCTTTATTCGTGGGTTGCAACAAACAATCCATTCCTTCAGGCGGTCCCGTTACGAAAAACGCGGCTTTATCAGAAAGTGCCGTCACGCCACAATCAACCCATGGCTCCAAAACATCTTCTTCAACCATTATGTTACCGCTGGAGCGGACACTTGTAGTCGACGTGGACCCGAATGCTGAAATTAGTGGTGTCGTCCGAAGTGTTTTTCAAGATTCAAAAGGAGTTCTTTGGATAGGCGGCGAATGCGACCTGTTCCGCAACGACGGAAGCACGCTGACCAGCTACGACATCAAAGACGATCTGGGACGCGGTGTCACGATCAAGAAGATCGTCGAAGACAAAGCCGGCAACATATGGTGTGGAACAACGGGCGGCATCACTCGGATTGACGGCAAGTCATTTACGAGCTACGGCGAACAGCACGGCCTGATCGGCCGCGATGTCTGGAGCATGGCCGTTGACGCGAGCGGCGCGATATGGATCGGCTCCATCGAGGGCGTCTGCCGATTCGACGGAAAGACGTTTTCCCCCTTCGCAATTCCAGAAGCCCAGCCCGATCCAACCCGAGGCGTGACGAGCGGCAAGATCGTGCATTGCATCACGGTGGACCACAAAGGGCAAGTGTGGTTCGGCACCAACGGAGGAGCGTACGTCTACGACGGAAAGACACTCACAAACATCTCCGAGCGCGACGGCCTGCCGAACAACGCCGTTGGCAGTATTCTCGAAGACAAGTCGGGAAACATCTGGTTCGGGACGATTCACGGGGGAATCAGTCGGTTTGATGGAAAGGACTTCACAAACTTCACTGAGCAGGGAGTCGTTGAAGGCAAGGAGATTTGGTGCATTCACGAAGGTCGAGCCGGGAACGTTTGGTTCTCCGCTAAGAACTCTCCTTTGTACCGACATGACGGCAACACATTCATCAAAGTGAAAGAGCAGGACGGCATCACGTCGCTCGCGTTCACCATCCTGGAAGACAACAGCGGACAGCTTTGGCTCGGCGGCGCGAATGGTCTCTTTCGGTATGACGGTCATGCATTTGTTCGGGTCACAAGAAATGGCGAGTGGCAGTAG